In Flavobacterium lacustre, a genomic segment contains:
- a CDS encoding carboxypeptidase-like regulatory domain-containing protein yields MKLNTTLLTILFLFFQIAFGQTKEAKQISGKILAESTSVEAVNVINNTTQRTTVSDANGLFSIVVNEGDVLIFSAVNLESLRKKITKQDLLLDVVKVQMTAKSIDLKEVIINEHPEITAENIGVIPYGQKKYTPAERKLYTATSGGGIDGLLNTISGRKAMLKKEIVVEHKEQLLVRIDYLFEEKYYVETLKIPVDYIRGFQYYCIDDVSLAAALRSKNKTMVMFLIVQLAEKYNQIIKDEN; encoded by the coding sequence GTGAAATTGAATACTACTTTACTAACTATACTTTTTTTATTTTTTCAAATTGCTTTTGGACAAACTAAAGAAGCGAAACAAATTTCGGGGAAGATTTTAGCAGAATCAACTTCGGTAGAAGCAGTCAATGTCATTAACAATACCACACAAAGAACAACGGTTTCAGATGCTAACGGACTATTTTCGATTGTAGTGAATGAAGGTGATGTTTTGATTTTTTCGGCAGTTAATTTAGAAAGTTTACGCAAGAAAATCACCAAACAGGATTTACTTTTGGATGTTGTTAAAGTTCAAATGACGGCAAAAAGTATTGATCTTAAAGAAGTAATTATCAATGAACATCCGGAGATAACAGCAGAAAATATAGGGGTGATTCCATATGGACAAAAAAAATATACTCCCGCCGAACGGAAATTATATACGGCGACTTCCGGTGGAGGAATTGATGGTTTATTGAACACTATTTCTGGGCGTAAGGCTATGCTGAAAAAGGAAATTGTGGTGGAACATAAAGAGCAATTGCTGGTGCGGATTGACTATCTTTTTGAAGAAAAATATTATGTTGAAACACTCAAAATTCCTGTTGACTACATCAGAGGGTTTCAATATTATTGTATCGATGATGTTAGTTTAGCGGCAGCATTACGTTCTAAAAACAAAACGATGGTCATGTTTTTGATAGTGCAATTGGCTGAAAAGTATAACCAAATCATTAAAGATGAAAACTAA